CACTCACATTTTGATGTGTGCATAAAATAGGAGTGACACAACACAGAGCTTAGATTACGAGATTACGAAGCATACCTGACTGCCAAAGATCAATGCTTCCAATTTCAACTGGACGTCACTGATGTTCTTCCCAATCTTCTTGATTTCGCTACCAAACCATGCAAGAACTTTGATTCTCAAcacccttaatttaatttttaaaacaaaaaccctaatatatgcaattgtaattttaaaatgattaaatccACCTCATTGTGCCTGAAGGAAATCCACGTGGACAGTTAAATGCCATCTCAACAGTCTTGTACACACCTGAATTGTCtgtcgttaacgatttaaacgccgtttgcaaaaaggaccaaattaaacaaaaaatacattctttaggacaacattgCATAGAAAAAATATTGAGACCAAATCAAACGCACTTGACGAAAATATGAACCATAAAAGGTGTTAAgccttttaaattttataatcagCATTTAGTTTCCAGCATACATATACTGCCCATTGCTTAAATCAAAtaagtatttcaaaaattttgaatcaataaaatattacgGAGatgcatattttgaaaaaaaaattatttgattaacaCAGTGGACGGTAAAAACAAAGTATACgtatatgaatatttaataaaaacaattctaAATCAGGTATTTCAACTTTTCATGAAGGCCAAGGccaaaaatgtttctttaataaaaatagatgaAATATCATCACGAAGAAAAAGTTAATGACTATATGCGggaaaccaatataaaaaacaGTGAGAAAGAGTATATGATTAAACCAGAGATTATAAAATGATTTGAGCCCAAACAATGTTTCAATAGTCCAACTCAATCCAATTTTATTAGTTAGGGCAAAGATTTGGTGAAAATCATAAGAAATTGCTCCTGCATCCTTCTCTTATCTCAATTGTGAACCAATTCTCTTTAAGAGAGAAAGTAAAAGAACTTATCTCAATTTCTTACACTTTGTATTCTGCTAGATTACTGCGTGTGCAACAACTTGAACACAATGTCCGCAGCTGTTACTCATCAACCTCAACATTCAGCATTCGGAAAATACAAACGTTGGTTGCGTTTGTCCCTTTATACAATCTTACTTCTGGTAGGCCAATGCACAGCCACACTTTTGGGAAGGTTCTACTTTGACAAAGGTGGTAAAAGCAAATGGATTGCAACATTTGCTCAATCTGCTGGGTTCCCTATACTAATTCCACTCCTATTTTACTCTGCCAAATCAACCAACCATGATTCCTCCAAGACCAAAACCGAACCAAGAAGCTCAGTTATGATTCCCTTGTACCTAGGTTTTGGTCTAATGTCGGCAGTAATGGACCTCTTGTATTGCTATGGACTTTCATGTCTTCCTCTTTCCACTTTTGCCCTAGTCTGTGCCACCCAACTAGCCTTCAATGCTGTAGCTACTTACTTAATCAATTCCCAAAAGTTCACTGCATTGATATTGAACTCTGTCGTTGTTCTTACTATGTCAGTTATCCTAATCGCACTCAACACTGAATCGGAGGACACAGACCTTCCGAAAGGGAAGCTACTAATCGGGATCTTCTGTGTCCTTGCTGCATCTGCCATGTTTTCTTTACAACACTCTCTCTTGCAGCTCTATTTTGTGAAGATTGCAAAGACAGAACAAACCTATCCTTCTCTGTTGAAGATGAATTTTTACCCCATGCTCATTGCTTCAGTCGCTGGCCTTGTGGGATTGTTTGGAAGCGGAGATTGGAGAAGTATGGGAAGAGAGATGAAGGAGTTTAAATACGGTGGAGCGTCTTACGTAATGACTCTGGTTTGGATTGGTGTGACATGGCAAATAGCATGCCTTGGTATGTTAGGGTTGATTTTCGAGGTATCTTCATTGTTCTCTGTTGTAATAGGTAACCTGGAACTCACCGTAACTCCTATACTTGCTGTGTTTGTGTTTCATGACAAGATTTATGGTGTGAAGATTATAGCCTTCTTGTTAGCTGTATGGGGCTTTTTGTCCTATATATACCAACATTATCTCGATGACCAAAAGGCCAAGCCAGATAAAATTGATGATGGTGGCCTTGGCCTTTCAAAGCTAGAAGAACAAATTTCACAATAGAACAGCACAAATAAAGTTGAGATAcagaatataagaataaaattaattgttctaaaagtataatgttttctattttttcaagaaaaaagaaaataaaaaataggtaaGGATAAAAAGTTTAAGtgtgttaaataataatttttctaaacatTTATCCAAAGTATCTTTATGCATGGAGTTTTATCAAATAAAGTTTTGTATAGTCGTCATCTTCAGTACTATACATTATATATGAACAGTACGTATGGTCAATgttgattttgctttagttctAACACTCTATTCAGGAATATTAATTGTctggaaaaacaaaataaatttgtgtttgaattttcctAGTCCAGGCTGgggaatgattttattttattttattttttaattaatacgaGAAAATAGACATctattttatcaacaaatttatctataaattttaaaaatatataattattgatgcattataaaaaaattaaattaccaataaatttaataattaattttaccgTGATATGGTTAAAGTCTAAAATAGAAACTTTAATACCCATTTATTGGTAGAAATAtatgttgataaattttatcaagAGAGGTTACTCTCCAATATTtctatcaataataaatattctaatttaCCAATAgatattatcaataaatttattactaactaaaattttcatcgataattaaatttctaaaatttgatgataaattcaTACCgagaatttgtttttgttagtaAAATTTCGTTCataattcaacaattttttgcaatgtaaaattacaataattttatatttattattcattaaataaatatttccagggaacttttataaattaataatctaACTTAACCCTCGTTTCTTACAAATATGGAGTTTCATTTGGATTTTTCGCTATGTTTATCATACATGTGGTATGTAAAAAGGAAAGCAACATTACTTAAATTCGGTTGTttggagaaaaataataattgtgtttttggGAATGTAagaacttataaaatatattattagaatttataagtgttttaaaataacgagatcaatgttttaaagtttaaataatttaataaaataaagaaaaatctttaaaccggtctcattacttaaaacacaaaccatttttttaaaactttttctccTAGTCTCCTCTCActtctttctaaaatttataatttctcgATCATCTGTTTGACGATCTGGAAATTCCTAGGAGATCATGGTTGAATAATCTCCATTTTTACCCGATCAATTTCTGGTATAGAGCAACTAATAGTTTTGACTCATTTTCTTGTTTGTTCTTAGTTTGAGATCATGTAATGTGATTCTTAGTGCCATGTGTTTTGTGACTTCTTCTCCTATAGTTCTTTGGTAATTTGAGGTCCTAAGGACTCATTCCGTTTCCAATTCGGTGTTTCATAGGTGATTTTAGAGTTCCTTGTGCTTCAAACAATCTGTGAGACATTCTTAAAGTTGTGGTAGCTTTCTCTTAAGGTAAGAGAAgctatatgtttaattttaatttatgtttgtatgtttgttaaattgattgagttaaaatttcaacatttatgctatgttaagtttatttaaatgagTATGTTTTGGTATTTGATGGTCTATACCTGATGTGACGAAATTTAGATGTTAATACTATCATGAATTGTATGTTATGAAGTTGTATTGATGTTTGAAATTGGATCCAATGTTTATGGAGTGAGAAGGTATCAAAGATACGGGTTTGGTAGTTAAAAAGGAAGGCCTTAATAGGCAAGTTTATGGAATAAAGGTTGCTGTGAGGAATCTGTTATTCAGGTCTGTTGTGGTGTCAGTTGagacttgttagaagtgtgAATTAGTTGAAAATTGATCTAGAACTAAGGAGTAGTCCATTGATGGTATTTTGGAGGGTTTTAAGTGCAAATTAGGGGTTTGAGTAGCgaaattttgaaagtaaggGGTAGGGAATGAATTGGGAGTTTGAGGTTTGTGAGTGAGTCATTTATGacttgtttaaaattttagtctGCTGAAATTGGTCTTAGAAGTATTAGAATTGAATTTAGGTAAGTTTATAGTAGTTAAGTTAGGTATATGAGGTAGCTAATTTGAATTAGTGATGTATTTTCAGATGTTTCTCAATGCCTAGAATATCCTAGGAGCCAGTTAAACATGTATAAAGGTAGAAAAGGTCAAATTAAAAGTGTGTCAAATTTTGGTGTGATGTTGAGTGCCCCTAAACGCCCTCCTTTTATGCAAGCTTTGGGCCTGAGCGTCCTGTTTGTGCAAGGTTTGGTGCTGAGCGCCCCCTAGACGTCCTATTCCAATGGGTTATGGTGCCTGGGCGCCCCTTTTCAGGTTTTTGGTTTTCTAGTTTCTAGgttgttttgtgatttttgatGCACTGTTTTGTATAATTTGATGAATGTCTACTGGTCTCGTGTGAGTTTCTAATGTGTTACTTGAAGGTATATGTTTATATGAACGAAAAATGTGGAAAGGAATTTCAAGGAGGAATATACTATTGGTGTTTaagtgttattaattataaatataagaagcTTGATATGAGGGTTATCCTGACATTAATAGCGTCTTCCTCGAACTAGGTTGGGTCAAAGCATGAAGATGAAGCTACATAGGTGGAATTGGTGTGAAGGCTATGGGTGTAGTGGCGGGATCACGATTTTGGTGAGTATTTATTGTAGGATAGAGGTGTTTGATGGATCTTcggagaggttgggccaactctagAGAAGAGTGACTAACGAGACCTCATGTGATGCTCTAGCCTTGACTTGAGACAAGATATGTTTACCCACATTTTGACATAATAACATTCAAATTCGTCAAGTAATTTTATAAGGAGGGAGACCCCtctatttataaagaaaagtgTCTCCAAAGTAcacaagaaaccctaaaaattatcCACTCTTAAATTGAAATGTGACAATCCACTTTTACAAAGTTTCTCCACTCTTAAAGTGTCATGTGACAATCCacttttgtaaagttttctCTACTCTTAAAGTACCATGTGGCAATCCATTTTTGCAAAGTTCTTCCACTCTTAGAGTGTCATGTGACAATCTATTTTTGCAAAGTTTCTCCACTCTTAGAGTGATATGTGACAATCCACTTTAGCAAGAGTTTCTCCATTTAGAAAATGACATGTGGCCACTTCCTTCTTAAGAAAACTCTTCACTAAGGTTTTGCCATGTCCTATGGTGGGACACACTCTTTTAAGCTAATATTACAAACCATACAAGACTTGGTCCAATATATAAATCCTAAAAAGATATCCTATACTACTTGACCCTTAATACAAGGTCTAGAAATACTTCATGATAACCCAAGTAAATAAGAGTTTAGTTCCTCCTTTTGTGGACAATTTTAACTCTTTTGTTTGGTCATGTTTCTTATGATTGGATCCTTGGCTATGATTTTACCATCAGAtactctaatgatcatccatgctTAATTAGAAAGAAATGAGTCATGTCGTGAGAATAGCAAGAGGTTCTAGTCTGAAGGTCTTTCTCTAGTTGACAAAGGGCGTtttaacggactaaccttgtatggTAGCTTTGAATGGATCAGTTGTTCCAGCACACAAGTGCAAAACCTTCCACGACTCGACATTTATACTATAGTTTCGATTGACCAAGTCTGAGTTTGTGATATAATTTGAGATGGATGTTTTACTATTTGTGAAATGTGATATATGTgaaattttattgcattttaCCATGATAATCCGTTTTATCGGATCGATTTATGTACATAGTTTTTGAAACTTGTAACTTATATATAGAGTTGGTTTTATGGTTAAATTAGATGAcggtaaaaataattttgtctcCTAATTTGTTAACTAATctactttattaattatgtgataatttttttttacagttttaaTACTATAAATTTTGGAATGTTATAGGAAAGATgttttttgagatttttttcatcaaatatattaagaaaacaatatttctGAATatgtctttctttcttccttgtAATTTAGATGcgtatataaatttttcaataaatacaaataaaaagaagatgaaaagtaaaaattatgaattaaaaatttcttaccgaattaaattaattagtttatcttaatttatagaaaaccgaacgagaaaacttaaaaaacaaaatttatataaaaaaagagttaatttCATCTTTNNNNNNNNNNNNNNNNNNNNNNNNNNNNNNNNNNNNNNNNNNNNNNNNNNNNNNNNNNNNNNNNNNNNNNNNNNNNNNNNNNNNNNNNNNNNNNNNNNNNNNNNNNNNNNNNNNNNNNNNNNNNNNNNNNNNNNNNNNNNNNNNNNNNNNNNNNNNNNNNNNNNNNNNNNNNNNNNNNNNNNNNNNNNNNNNNNNNNNNNNNNNNNNNNNNNNNNNNNNNNNNNNNNNNNNNNNNNNNNNNNNNNNNNNNNNNNNNNNNNNNNNNNNNNNNNNNNNNNNNNNNNNNNNNNNNNNNNNNNNNNNNNNNNNNNNNNNNNNNNNNNNNNNNNNNNNNNNNNNNNNNNNNNNNNNNNNNNNNNNNNNNNNNNNNNNNNNNNNNNNNNNNNNNNNNNNNNNNNNNNNNNNNNNNNNNNNNACACGTAAAAACAAAGTATACgtatatgaatatttaataaaaacaattctaAACCAGGTATTTCAACTTTTCATGAAGGCCAAGGCCAAAAATGTGTCTTCAATAAAAATAGATGAAATTTCATCACCAAAGAAAAAAGTCAATGACTATATGCGggaaaccaatataaaaaacaGTGAGAAAGAGTATATTATTAAACCAGAGATTATAAAATGATTTGATTGGCCAAACAATGTTTCAATAGTCCAACTCAATCCAATTTTATTAGTTAGTGCAAAGATTTGgtgaaaatcataaaaaattgcTTCTCCATCCCTCTCTTATCTCAATTGTGATCCAATTCTATATATTTAAGAGAGAAAGTAAAAGAACTTATCTCAATTTCTTATACACTAGTAAAAAACTGGCTTTTTACTGAGTGTGCAACAACTTGAACACAATGTCCATAGCTGTTACTGAGCAACCTCAACATTCAGCATTCGGAAAATACAAACGTTGGTTGCGTTTGTCCCTTTATACAATCTTACTTCTGGCAGGCCAATGCACAGCCACACTTTTGGGAAGGTTCTACTTTGAGAAAGGTGGTAAAAGCATATGGATTGAAACATTTGCTCAATCTGCTGGGTTCCCTATACTAATTCCACTCCTATTTTACTCTGCCAAATCAACCAACCATGATTCCTCCAAAACCAAAACCGA
This genomic stretch from Vigna radiata var. radiata cultivar VC1973A chromosome 7, Vradiata_ver6, whole genome shotgun sequence harbors:
- the LOC106766284 gene encoding probable purine permease 10 — protein: MSAAVTHQPQHSAFGKYKRWLRLSLYTILLLVGQCTATLLGRFYFDKGGKSKWIATFAQSAGFPILIPLLFYSAKSTNHDSSKTKTEPRSSVMIPLYLGFGLMSAVMDLLYCYGLSCLPLSTFALVCATQLAFNAVATYLINSQKFTALILNSVVVLTMSVILIALNTESEDTDLPKGKLLIGIFCVLAASAMFSLQHSLLQLYFVKIAKTEQTYPSLLKMNFYPMLIASVAGLVGLFGSGDWRSMGREMKEFKYGGASYVMTLVWIGVTWQIACLGMLGLIFEVSSLFSVVIGNLELTVTPILAVFVFHDKIYGVKIIAFLLAVWGFLSYIYQHYLDDQKAKPDKIDDGGLGLSKLEEQISQ